In the genome of Populus alba chromosome 11, ASM523922v2, whole genome shotgun sequence, one region contains:
- the LOC140956182 gene encoding G-type lectin S-receptor-like serine/threonine-protein kinase At4g27290 — MRTTMDRIAPIFLFLLLIIDTSTAIDTINTTQSIRDGDTILSANGAYELGFFSPGNSANRYLGIWYAKISVMTVVWVANRETPLNDSSGVLRLTNQGILVLSNRNGSIVWSSDSSRPATNPAAQLLDSGNLVVKEEGDDNLESSLWQSFEHPADTLLPEMKLGRNRITGMDSYITSWKSPDDPSRGNVSEILVPYGYPEIIVVENSIVKHRSGPWNGLRFSGMPQSKPNPKYSIEFVFNEKEMFYRYHVLSQSMSWRVTVTQGGDVQRFTWIEQTRSWLLYLTLNTDNCERYALCGANGICSINSSPMCGCLNGFVPKVQSEWELTDWSSGCVRRTPLNCSGDGFQKVSAVKLPQTKTSWFNRSMNLEECKNTCLNNCSCTAYSNLDIRDGGSGCLLWFDDLLDVRILVENEPDIYIRMAASELDNGYGAKIETKANEKKRIILSIVLSTGILFLGLALVFYVWKRHQMKNRKMTGVSGISSNNKHQNKDLELLLFTIDTLASATNNFSLNNILGEGGFGHVYKGTLKDGLEIAVKRLSKSSRQGLDEFKNEVRHIVNLQHRNLVKLLGCCIEGEEKMLIYEFLPNKSLDFFIFDDTRSMLLDWPKRYNIIIGIARGLLYLHQDSRLRVIHRDLKASNILLDHNMHPKISDFGLARGVDGNETESKTRKVVGTYGYISPEYAFHGLYSLKSDVFSFGVLVLEIVSGYRNRGFCHPDHQLNLLGHAWTLFNEGRPLELIAESTTETCNLSEVLRVIQLGLLCVQESPEDRPSISYVVLMLGNDAELPQPKQPGYFTARDVIEASTQPSHSKRYSTNDCSISLVEAR, encoded by the exons ATGAGAACAACAATGGATCGCATAGCTCCCATATTTCTCTTTCTATTGTTGATTATTGATACATCCACTGCAATTGACACCATAAACACAACTCAATCCATTAGAGACGGTGATACTATTCTTTCAGCTAATGGAGCCTATGAGTTGGGATTTTTTAGCCCGGGGAATTCTGCAAACCGATACTTGGGGATATGGTATGCTAAAATATCTGTGATGACTGTAGTTTGGGTTGCCAACAGAGAAACCCCACTTAATGATTCATCAGGTGTTTTAAGGCTTACCAACCAAGGAATTCTCGTCCTTTCAAATCGGAACGGGAGCATAGTTTGGTCGTCCGACTCATCGCGACCTGCGACTAATCCAGCCGCTCAACTTTTGGATTCAGGAAACCTTGTCGTGAAGGAGGAGGGTGATGATAACCTGGAAAGCTCCTTGTGGCAGAGTTTTGAACATCCAGCTGATACATTATTGCCTGAAATGAAGCTAGGACGGAATAGAATAACAGGGATGGACTCTTACATTACATCCTGGAAGTCACCGGATGATCCTTCAAGAGGTAATGTTTCAGAAATTCTTGTTCCTTATGGATATCCTGAGATAATTGTGGTGGAGAATTCAATTGTTAAGCACCGGTCTGGACCGTGGAATGGTTTGAGGTTCAGTGGCATGCCTCAATCAAAACCAAATCCGAAATACtcaattgaatttgtttttaatgagaAGGAGATGTTTTACAGATATCATGTTCTCAGTCAGTCAATGTCTTGGAGGGTCACGGTAACTCAGGGTGGTGATGTCCAGCGCTTCACGTGGATTGAACAAACACGAAGTTGGCTGCTTTATCTCACCTTAAATACCGATAATTGTGAACGTTATGCACTGTGTGGTGCAAATGGTATCTGTAGTATCAACAGCTCTCCAATGTGTGGTTGCTTGAATGGATTTGTACCAAAAGTTCAAAGCGAATGGGAGTTGACGGACTGGTCAAGTGGTTGTGTTAGAAGGACTCCACTGAATTGCTCTGGAGACGGGTTTCAAAAGGTCTCGGCTGTGAAGTTGCCTCAGACAAAAACATCATGGTTTAACAGGAGCATGAATCTTGAAGAGTGCAAGAACACGTGCTTGAATAACTGCAGCTGTACAGCTTATTCAAATTTAGATATCAGGGATGGAGGAAGTGGATGCTTGCTCTGGTTCGATGATCTGCTTGATGTTAGAATACTTGTTGAAAATGAACCAGACATTTATATAAGGATGGCTGCTTCAGAACTAG ATAACGGTTATGGTGCAAAGATTGAAACGAAAGCCAATGAGAAGAAAAGGATCATACTAAGCATTGTGTTGTCTACAGGAATTCTGTTCCTTGGCCTGGCCCTGGTCTTTTATGTTTGGAAAAGGCATCAGATGAAAAACA GAAAAATGACCGGTGTTTCGGGAATAAGTTCAAATAACAAGCACCAGAACAAAGATCTGGAATTATTGTTGTTTACAATAGATACCTTGGCTTCTGCAACAAATAACTTTTCTCTTAACAATATACTGGGAGAAGGAGGATTCGGACATGTTTATAAG GGGACGCTGAAAGATGGACTTGAAATAGCTGTGAAGAGGCTCTCTAAGAGTTCAAGACAAGGCCTCGATGAGTTCAAAAATGAAGTCAGGCATATAGTGAACCTTCAGCACCGGAATCTAGTGAAGCTTCTAGGATGCTGCATTGAAGGAGAGGAAAAGATGTTGATTTACGAGTTCTTGCCTAACAAAAGCTTGGActtctttatttttg ATGACACACGGAGCATGCTATTAGATTGGCCTAAGCGTTACAATATTATCATTGGGATTGCTCGTGGACTCCTTTATCTTCACCAAGATTCAAGACTAAGAGTAATTCACAGAGATCTAAAAGCCAGCAATATTTTATTAGATCACAACATGCACCCAAAAATTTCCGACTTCGGGCTGGCGAGAGGTGTTGACGGAAATGAAACTGAATCCAAAACAAGGAAAGTGGTGGGGACATA TGGCTACATATCTCCAGAGTATGCATTCCATGGACTCTACTCATTAAAATCAGATGTCTTCAGCTTTGGTGTTTTGGTGTTAGAGATAGTGAGTGGTTACAGGAACAGAGGATTCTGTCATCCAGATCACCAACTCAACCTACTTGGACAT GCTTGGACACTGTTTAATGAAGGCAGGCCATTGGAACTGATTGCGGAATCGACGACTGAAACATGCAATTTGTCTGAAGTGCTCCGTGTGATTCAATTGGGGCTATTATGCGTGCAAGAAAGTCCTGAAGATAGACCAAGCATTTCGTACGTGGTTTTGATGCTAGGTAATGATGCTGAGTTGCCTCAGCCTAAACAGCCGGGTTATTTTACTGCAAGGGACGTTATTGAAGCGAGTACTCAACCGAGCCACAGCAAACGATATTCAACAAACGATTGCTCGATTTCACTGGTAGAGGCAAGGTAG
- the LOC118047505 gene encoding G-type lectin S-receptor-like serine/threonine-protein kinase At4g27290, whose protein sequence is MRTSMDYISVLVLCFSLLLILETATAIDTINTTQSIGDGQTLISADGTYVLGFFKPGESKSRYLGIWFGKISVVTAVWVANRETPLNDSSGVLRLTNEGSLVLLNSSGSIIWSSNTSRSPARNPVAQLLDSGNLVVKEEDDDILENSLWQSFEHPTDTLLPEMKQGWNKITGMDWSLTSWKSPDDPARGHFIDMLSPNGYPEIQVMEDSKVKYRSGPWNGFRFSGSNQLKQNPRYTFEFVYNENETFYRYHLVNNSMVWRLVISPEGDLQRFTWIDQTQSWLLFSTANTDNCERYALCGANGICSIQNSPMCDCLHGFVPKIRSDWEATDWSSGCVRRTPVNCSVDGFQKVSGVKLPQTNTSWFNKSMNLEECKYMCLKNCSCTAYSNLDIRDGGSGCLLWFDDLVDTRVFSQNEQDIYLRMAASELGNGDGAKVNDKSNTKKMIILSSVLSTGTLLLCLAMVLYIRNRKQRRNRKVSGGFERNSNSNLRKENLDLPLFDLYTLAAATMDFSEDSKLGEGGFGTVYKGTLKDGREIAVKRLSKFSRQGLDEFINEVKHIVELQHRNLVKLLGCCIERDEKMLVYEFLSNKSLDFFIFG, encoded by the exons atgAGAACATCCATGGATTACATTTCCGTACTTGTTCTTTGCTTCTCTTTATTGCTGATTCTAGAAACAGCTACGGCCATTGACACCATAAACACAACTCAGTCCATTGGAGATGGCCAGACCCTAATTTCAGCTGATGGAACCTATGTGTTAGGATTTTTCAAGCCTGGCGAATCCAAAAGTAGATACTTGGGGATATGGTTTGGCAAAATATCTGTCGTTACTGCGGTCTGGGTTGCCAACAGAGAAACACCCCTTAATGATTCATCAGGCGTTTTAAGGCTTACCAACGAAGGAAGTCTTGTCCTTCTCAATAGCAGTGGGAGCATAATTTGGTCTTCAAACACATCGAGATCACCTGCGAGGAATCCAGTTGCACAACTTCTTGATTCGGGAAATCTTGTTGTGAAAGAGGAGGATGATGATATCCTGGAAAATTCTTTGTGGCAGAGTTTCGAACATCCAACTGATACATTATTGCCTGAAATGAAGCAGGGATGGAACAAAATAACAGGAATGGACTGGTCATTGACATCATGGAAGTCACCTGATGATCCTGCCAGAGGCCATTTTATAGACATGCTTTCTCCTAATGGGTATCCGGAGATACAAGTGATGGAGGATTCAAAAGTGAAATATCGGTCCGGACCATGGAATGGTTTCCGGTTTAGTGgctcaaatcaattaaaacagAATCCCAGGTACACATTCGAATTTGTTTATAATGAGAATGAGACATTTTACAGATATCATCTTGTCAACAACTCAATGGTTTGGAGGCTTGTGATAAGTCCAGAAGGCGATCTCCAGCGCTTCACATGGATTGATCAAACACAAAGTTGGTTGCTTTTTAGCACAGCAAATACTGATAATTGTGAACGTTATGCCCTATGTGGTGCAAATGGTATCTGCAGTATTCAAAACTCTCCAATGTGTGATTGCTTGCATGGATTTGTACCCAAAATTCGAAGTGATTGGGAAGCCACGGATTGGTCTAGTGGTTGTGTTAGAAGAACTCCAGTAAATTGTTCTGTAGATGGGTTTCAAAAGGTATCTGGTGTGAAGTTACCTCAGACGAACACATCATGGTTTAACAAAAGCATGAATCTCGAGGAATGCAAGTACATGTGCTTGAAGAACTGCAGCTGTACAGCATATTCAAACTTGGACATCAGGGATGGAGGAAGTGGTTGCTTGCTCTGGTTTGACGACCTTGTTGATACCAGAGTATTTAGTCAAAATGAACAGGATATTTATTTAAGGATGGCTGCTTCAGAACTAG GTAATGGTGATGGCGCAAAGGTTAATGATAAATCGAACACGAAGAAAATGATCATACTAAGCTCCGTGTTATCTACCGGAACTCTTCTCCTTTGCCTAGCCATGGTCTTGTATATTCGAAATAGAAAGCAACGGAGAAACA GAAAAGTAAGTGGTGGTTTTGAGAGAAATTCTAATAGCAACCTCAGGAAAGAAAACCTGGATTTACCGTTGTTTGATTTGTATACCTTGGCTGCTGCAACAATGGACTTCTCAGAAGACAGTAAACTGGGAGAAGGGGGATTTGGAACTGTTTATAAG GGAACATTGAAAGATGGACGAGAAATAGCCGTGAAGAGGCTCTCTAAGTTTTCGAGACAAGGGCTTGATGAGTTTATCAATGAAGTCAAGCACATTGTGGAACTTCAGCACCGAAATTTAGTGAAGCTTCTAGGATGCTGCATCGAGAGAGATGAGAAAATGCTGGTCTATGAGTTCTTGTCTAACAAAAGCTTGGACTTCTTTATTTTCGGTTAG